From one Meles meles chromosome 18, mMelMel3.1 paternal haplotype, whole genome shotgun sequence genomic stretch:
- the LOC123930152 gene encoding olfactory receptor 1A1, protein MREDNQSSTLEFILLGVTGQQDQEDFFFILFLFIYPITLIGNLLIILAIRSDIRLHNPMYFFLANLSFVDILFSSVTIPKMLANYVLGSKAISFGGCLTQLYFMIALGNTDSYILAAMAYDRAVAISRPLHYTTIMSPRACVLLVVGSWVVGNANALPHTLLTARLSFCGNKEVANFYCDITPLLKLSCSDILFNVRMMYLGVGVFSMPLLCIIISYIHVFSTVLRVPSTKGVLKAFSTCGSHLTVVSLYYGTVMGMYFRPLTSYSLKNAIITVMYMAVTPMLNPFIYSLRNRDMKAALGTLFSKRISS, encoded by the coding sequence ATGAGAGAAGACAACCAATCCTCTACCTTGGAATTCATCCTCCTGGGAGTTACTGGTCAGCAGGACCAGGAAGACTTCTTCTTCATCCTCTTCCTGTTCATTTACCCCATCACACTGATTGGAAACCTGCTCATCATCTTGGCCATTCGCTCTGACATTCGCCTTCACaaccccatgtactttttccttgccaatctCTCCTTTGTTGACATCCTCTTCTCCTCTGTAACCATCCCTAAAATGCTAGCCAACTATGTCTTAGGCAGCAAAGCCATCTCCTTTGGAGGATGCCTAACACAGTTGTATTTTATGATTGCCTTGGGTAACACAGATAGCTATATCCTGGCTGCAATGGCATATGATCGTGCTGTGGCCATCAGCCGCCCACTTCATTACACAACAATTATGAGCCCACGGGCTTGTGTCCTCCTAGTTGTTGGGTCTTGGGTGGTTGGAAATGCCAATGCCCTCCCCCACACTCTGCTCACAGCTCGTCTGTCTTTCTGTGGCAACAAGGAGGTAGCCAACTTCTACTGTGACATTACCCCTCTGCTTAAGCTATCCTGTTCTGACATCCTCTTTAATGTGCGAATGATGTACCTAGGGGTTGGAGTCTTCTCCATGCCATTACTATGCATCATCATTTCCTATATTCATGTCTTTTCCACAGTTTTACGGGTTCCATCTACCAAGGGTGTGCTCAAGGCCTTCTCTACCTGCGGTTCCCACCTCACAGTTGTTTCTCTGTATTATGGGACAGTCATGGGCATGTATTTCCGCCCTCTAACTAGTTACAGCCTCAAGAATGCAATCATAACCGTGATGTACATGGCAGTGACCCCGATGTTAAATCCTTTCATTTATAGTCTGAGAAACCGAGATATGAAGGCTGCCTTGGGGACACTATTCAGCAAGAGAATCTCCTCATAA